A window of the Gossypium arboreum isolate Shixiya-1 chromosome 2, ASM2569848v2, whole genome shotgun sequence genome harbors these coding sequences:
- the LOC108466613 gene encoding CASP-like protein 3A2: MMNGHKTEPAPPPPPPSAAPRQLTEAKVMAEENGRQVEPCVRSKTGGTLTKGDVVVLTLRLLCMATSVTAMSFMVTARQVSAASFYGFQLQLHSKWSFSYSFEYLVGVTATATAYSLFQLLIAGTRLLVKKSPVIPSRNQAWLVFAGDQILAYAMMSAGSAASGVANLNRTGIRHTALPNFCKSLDSFCDHVAVSIAFTFFSCVMYAGAAVQDVIWLSTH; encoded by the exons ATGATGAATGGCCACAAAACAGAGCCGGCACCGCCACCACCACCGCCATCTGCAGCGCCGAGGCAGCTGACGGAGGCCAAGGTGATGGCGGAGGAGAATGGTCGGCAAGTTGAACCCTGTGTAAGGTCTAAGACTGGAGGAACCTTGACGAAAGGGGATGTGGTGGTGCTGACACTCAGGCTGTTGTGCATGGCTACTTCAGTTACAGCCATGTCGTTCATGGTCACCGCCCGTCAAGTTAGCGCTGCTTCCTTCTATGGATTTCAGCTCCAGCTCCACTCCAAATGGTCTTTCTCTTACTCCTTTGA ATATCTTGTTGGAGTAACAGCGACTGCAACAGCTTACTCTTTGTTCCAATTACTCATTGCCGGCACAAGGCTACTAGTGAAGAAATCTCCAGTAATTCCCTCAAGAAATCAAGCATGGCTTGTTTTTGCTGGAGATCAG ATATTGGCATATGCAATGATGAGTGCTGGATCGGCAGCATCGGGTGTAGCCAACCTGAACCGAACCGGAATCCGACACACAGCGTTGCCCAATTTTTGCAAGTCATTGGATAGCTTCTGCGATCATGTTGCCGTCTCAATAGCCTTCACTTTCTTCAGCTGTGTTATGTACGCTGGCGCCGCTGTTCAGGATGTAATCTGGCTCTCCACCCATTGA